The DNA sequence ATGCTCCGGGGGGCGACTGATTGATCATATGTTTAGGGAAGGTCCATGTTCGGAACAGCAGGCTGCTAATGTACTCAAGGAAGTGATGTTAGTCATCAAGTACTGTCATGACATGGGAGTTGTGCACAGAGATATCAAACCTGAGAATATTCTGCTCACAGCATCAGGAAAAATAAAGCTTGCAGATTTTGGCCTCGCAATGAGAATTTCTGAAGGTAACATCTGAGACTGTATATAGCAGATGTATCTTTACAATTAACATGTGGATAGGATTCTTTCCCAAGCTGTTTTATGTAAAAGAAGTTTATACAACCTAATAATTATCAATAAAACCTGTTTGAGGGTATATAGCAGATGTGCTAGTACATTATTTGATGTTAGTTTTGAGCCTAGTGGTCATATGTTATTTCCCTGTGGTATTGTAAATGGTATACTGAATTTGAAAGTAATTGCTATTATTGCAGGAATTTTGAAAGTGGTCAGAACTCTACACTTTGCATACATTGGATCTTTGTTTGCTAATTTTACGTTGTCAATAGGAGAAAAACATGGTGGGATTTAGATGGTTATATCCTTTGCAAGTTGCAGGATTTTTTCTTTCACCACTCCTTAAGAAAGTCTTCTGCAAATTTGAGTCAGAGGTCTTTAGGGAAAATGCTTGTATCAATATGAACCTAACCTACCTTGCAGTTGGTCCATGATATTGTCTTTCCTATCTGTTGCAAATAATATGTAATTGGAATTTCTCATTTTGTGCTCCATTTGTCGTACAATCATATGTTTCAGCATTGTCTAAGCTCTTAATAACTATAAATATTTTGTATCTCAGGTCAGAACTTGACTGGCTTAGCAGGAAGCCCTGCATATGTGGCCCCAGAAGTATTGTCAGGCAAATACTCTGAGAAGGTGGATATATGGAGTTCGGGAGTGCTCCTGTATGCTCTATTGGTTGGCAATCTTCCATTCCAGGGGGATTCATTGGAAGCTGTTTTTGAGGCAATTAAGAATGTTAAATTGGATTTCCAAACAGGCATATGGGCAGCAATATCTAAACCTGCACGGGACCTCGTCGAGAGAATGCTTACAAGGGATGTTACATCAAGAATAACAGCTGATGAAGTACTTAGTAAGTTCATACGCATTGATTATAATAGTTTTGTTGTTGGCCACTTTTATCTCTCTACATCAATGATGCATGCAGCAATGTAGCAATTAATTCTTGTATTCAATACTCTCTTTTGTTATTTCATTTGAAATGATTAAAACAGAGAACAATTCCCAGTTCTCTTGATAGTTATCTTTGCAGTCACAAGGATTTTTTGCAAGCTGAAGATCTGCAAGCTCTCAACAACTTTTGTCAATCAACAACTTTGCATGTTATACTAACATTTTCTGGTTCATTTTCAGCGCATCCATGGATGACATTTTACACAGAACGCACATTGAAGCCACTGCCCAGCCGAACAAAAACGAAGCACCAAGTTGGTGCATCATGCGGACGGTTTGTCTCCGCCCCGGTAACTAGGTTAGGAAGAAACAGGTTAGGTAACAGCTCCCTTAGCGAGTCTTCGTCCTCTGAGAGTTGCGACTCAGATGATGAGGACGGATGTGTGCTGATCGACGCTCTAGCCACGGCGATCTCACACGTAAGGATCTCAGAACCGAAGAGGAGCAGGTTGTGTGGTCCAACCGGTCCAATAGTTGAGCAAGGTTCATCTAACATGAAGGCTAACAACCTCTGTAAAGCATTTTGACCTACTGACATGGCTGACAATTGCCACATGCCACACTACCACGGTACCCTCCGCTTTTGGGGTGTTTTAGAATTTACTTTCCCCCATCACAACGACAACACAGCATAGCATAACAACGGACACAGTGGGCAAAAGTGGATTACATTGCTGACAATTCCCACGTTAGGTTGGCCTTTTGTGCCAATTGCTCTCCAACTTCTCCCTTCTTTTAGTGTATGATCTAAttgcaataattttttttctagtccCTTTGGTCGTTAACCTAATAATGTTTGACTGAGAGAGTGAAATAATTGTACAGAATATGTATATATAGAATGCATATTATTCTATCTCTGCCCCTGTTCTTGCTATATCTACAGCacggtttatatatatattgagagagagagaatattttaaattttatttcattgaTTTATATTATTTGGAAGGTTGATCATTAGTCATTACTGAATTTTATTGTGTAACTTTTTTAGAATACTAAAGAGATTGATTATAGTGTTTGATAATATATGGTAATAACGGATCAAAATTAAAACCTAGTGGTGGTGTAACCATGACATTGACATAACACATACGAAATAGAAAACCCTGATTTCTTCTCAAAAGCATCGCAAGAAAGGTGCAAGTAGGACATAGAGACGGGACAAGAAAGAAACGAAAATAAGGGAATATGTGTCTTTTGTAAGTATCAGAATCTCACGTTTTAAGGATGATGATTTCCGCGCACAATCGAATACATCTCAGCCGTTGGTGAAAACACAAGTGTTAGGAGAGCAATAAAAAAACCTTTACATGTAAGTAACTAGTAATATATTGGGAATGCAATAATGATAGAATGCCTCTCTCAGAAGCAAGAGAAATCATGAATGTGACACGCAAAAGCAGTTCTATTTCTGCATGCCTGCTACACAAGCAACAACTGCCATGAATATTATGCAAGGAATCATTACTGTATAGGCTAGTAATCTGATCAGCAACCACACATCCAACGATATTCATCAACAacggttttttattttatttttctaaaatatgttttatttaCCGTATGAATGAATGTATGATAGCAACTCCCATTGATTTACCCATCTATTAAACTTGATGGAATTAAGAACACAAGAATATTATAACATTATGTGAGCACATAACTAGCTATCTTAATTATTAATGTTATGGAGCCTTTGATCAAAACAGATTCTTATCTAGTACGTTCCGCTTCATTTATCACATGATCAAGATAGAAAAGGGCACTATAAAACTAAGCAatatagacaagaaatataattCCAAAGTCTAGGTTTTCAACTATATAGTGTGTTACACTTTGACGGATAGTGGAGCTTTTCTATACAACAAAATGTTAATTAAGAAGGCCTACGCTGAGGGCTTCTTTTTTCAACTCAACTGGAGCATCATAACCCCTAACAGTGACCTCATTTTCTAAACATCTTTGACCAAGCGTATACTACAAAGAAACAAATTAATGCAAAACAAACCACATGAACAACATGGTTTGAACCACTTCGAACAATGCTCTTGTTCAATCTTCTTATATTATTCTTAACACCGGCTTGAGCGTTCGTCATCAATGTTTGCTGCATCCAACAAATGCAAACCCAAATGTTAACCAGTTCtggcaaaaaataaaaacataacaaaTAAAAAAGGATGGTTGATCAATAACTGCAAATCAACATGCACCAACTACACGAGTTCCACAGTATTCATTTGTAGTAGTAGTTAGAGTTACTAATATGaacattataaaaataaaatatataaaatgctGGACATATTTTGGAGACATCTTCAGATGCAACACCATAAAGTATTACTTCTCAATTTATGATTATTCTTACATCCATTGATTATCTTAATGCAAATAAACCCAGAGATAATCCTAGCTAACTATCCTAAAGAAATCAAAATCCACAATATTGAATGATCTTGTTTCTTGGTCAAAGTTTTAAATTCTAACAGTAGCATAAATAACATGGTGCCTAAACATTATTCCCCCAGTTATCATTTCAGCTTATATAAGATGTCAAAATCTAGAGATGAATGAAGTTCCTGTAGAAACCATTTTGGCTGGTTCATATAGAGCAGGCAACTCTAAGCAAActgatacacacacacacacacacacaggagTATAGCTTATTGAAGATATGATGTACCAGCTCTTCCAAAAAATCCTTCTGCTGCTTTACTTCTGTACCTATCTCTTGAGCAACCTGCACCCAATATGTACGAAGTTGTGTATGCGATCAGAACGAAGCATAAAGGGAAACAAGAGAAAGGGGGAAAAATATTGGAATGCCACAGTTTCCTCAAACtacttctaataaaataaaacaatgaaCAGTAATTACATCCTTGCCTAGAACATAAGGCATACAAGCATACATTATTTCCATCAAAATCCAATACTCTATAAGGAGCAATAGATTGTTAAATCAAAGAAATTGTCATGAAACAACTTTTCTCAAAAATTTAAGCTAATAAGAAGAGGCAACatgaatagttatatctctaacatgCTTCCTCAAACAATAGTCTCTTTTCGATTTGCTTGATTTTTTGCACAtgccttcttttctctttttatttgcctTATGCTATTTTTCCTCTCAAACTCGGATACCACGTTATAAAACCACTCTCTCCAAAAACTTAAGCGGATAGGAAAAGGCAACAagaatgattatatatatatcagCAAGGAAACAAGCATTGAAAAGCACATACAAGATCAACATAATAATTCTTCAGTTCTTCTCCAGAATAATTCTCCCTTCTAAGTTTCAAGTCCTAAAAATGAACATTCCTAGTTCCATGCTATGTGTATGTACTCCAAACTCCAAGTTCCAATCAAGGAATTAATAATGAAATTATTGAGAGAAGAGAAATACATTTCTCAACTTTTTGACTTGGCCGCGAAGACCGGTGATTTCGTGGTCCAAGTCCATGTCCATGGGATCAATGCGCAATTGGATTTCATCGGAGGAAGCAGCTGGTCTCGTGCTAAGTCCCTCTCTGCAAATCCCCAAAATTATATGAACATGAGTATGATTACGATTAGCATCAAATTCTGAAAATGGATGAAAGAATTGAATTACCTGGATCGGAAAGGGGCGGCATCACCGTAGGCGGAACCTCCTCGGTACGAATTGGAAGACATCAAAGATGGAATATGACGGAGAACAGGAAAACCCTTCAATTTCAGCCCCAAATAATCGAATCCAATTGGAATCTCAGTCACGTTTCTTGTCAAATAAATCGTTTTGCTTCCCTCACCACCTGTCTGCTTCCTCCTCCTTTTCACAAACTTCTCTGCGATCCATAGGAAAATTTAACAGATTTAAacgtaataaatatatattaaattaattttgcataattataaaagaatttaattttgattaaaaaaaatttaaatgcatTAGATGACTTAGTAATGAATTTGAtttggtaattaattttttttatacgtaattgttcataccctggcccaacgctaGGGCCCAGGATCCAAGTAAGAAGGCACAACCCAAAGGGTTGAGCCTCACCCTGTACCAAATCAACCGCTACAAAGTCGGTTTGCACCACGACTTACTCTAAGGAAGTCGGGAACGAGAATTAGCTAGCAAATAAGCACTCATTTGAATTGGTAAccgcccctagaatctctctaaccacttccacgagccatatcttaacttccctaagataaagggacggttaacaccctagaaaagtggcactactccaacggtggttattggttcaccactataaatacactgacactcctcAAGTATCTCTAAGACCCAATACACTCTAAACCTGCTCacgcccttgctaacttaggcatcggagtgtctttgcaggtaccacccctcaTTCCTCCACGCACGCACAAGTCGGAGGACACCGAGTTGCGGAtccaagccaggagggaataacagaagcctgatccaggaaactctccacaAACCCTTCGTagtaaaataaaaagacaaacaAGAGGAGGTCCTTGAGGTAGTCGGATTAAACCTCGGTTGGATGAgccccttggtcgaatacataAAATTAgacatcctccccaaggaggagaaagaggctaagaagatccgaagggaagcgcaacattacactttggtgagaaatatcctctacagaagggggatatcaacaccattattaaagtgtGTACCGACTTCAAAAACCACCGAAGTGTTGGAAGAAGTCCacagtgggatctgcggaaatcatctcggagcaaagtcactagccaggaaagtaatccgagctggattctactggccgaccttgcagaaagatgccacggaatttgtgaaaaagtgccaaccatgccagatgcatgcaaatttccatgtGGCTCCCCCAGAGGAGCTaatcagtatcacttctccatggccttttgcaaaatggggaatggatttgttaggtccttttccccaagcgccaggacaagtcagatACTTGATTgtgggaatagattatttcacaaagtggatagaagcagaaccattggccaccatcaccgcacaaaggagtcggaggttcctctacaaaaatatcatcacaaggtatgggataccttgttccatcactacagataatggaactcagttcaccgactctacctttagaagcctagtagccagtatgaaaatcaaacaccagttcacctcggtggagcacccgcaagccaatgggcaagccgaggtagccaacaaaatcatactggcagggctgaagaaaagGTTACAGGATGcgaaaggagcctgggctgaagagctcccacaagtgctatgggcttacaggacaaccccccaatccgccactggagaaacacccttccgactagtctatggcgtagaagccatgatcccaatagaagTCAACGaacaaagcccaagagtgattctccatgacgagatcggaaacatacaggggcataaagaggagctcgacttgctccccgaggtccgagaagaagcccagataagagaagcagcgttgaaacaaaggatgactacaagatacaacaagaaagtcattcgaagagcaTTCACCCCAAGTGACTTagtcttgatcagaaacgacattggagtcaacaaatcagaaGAAGGAAAGCTTgctgcaaactggaaaggaccatacaaaatcaaggaggtcttaggaaaaggctattataaagtgaccgacttggacggcaccgagttaccaaggtcgtggcatgcttgtaatatgaaaaggtactatagctaaaagCGAGCTCTACTccttgatgtactcttttcccaacttcatgattttttcccaaaaccaaagggttttttctggagaagggtttttaacgaggcatcatagtagagactAAGGGAAATAGATTGTCAAAAAtccttagtagcaataaggtacctccccaattaataaaagatctttttcatATATATCTCTTGCaaattccttttttattttttcgacgaaacgcgccgacttaagctcgacaaaacgtgaaaatccaatgaaccgacctagatggtcgtcaggataaaacgacgaggtacaagtcagtgtaaagaggttatagaaGTTGATCTTGATAAACTCGGAAACATCCCGACTCATAAGTCGGAATGGGAAACTGAGTAAAACAAAAATGAATCACGAAAGTAgcctaagtcataaaaactcaatgaaacgaaattgagtactaggaataacCAAAGAGAGATAGGAAAAAACCTAAGAAAAGATTAAAAGGCTGTCCTAAAGATCCTTAAAATAAAAAGGTTCAGAAAAGCAGACAAagccaaagaaaaggtttttccAGAAAAGATCAAAGGGAAGTTCGAAATCAGAGAAACATGCACGCATaaagtaacttaaacccttatccaaaaaagggtatttattttttaacttaaacccttattaaaaaaggGTATTAAAAagtgttttgtttacggccttaaaaggccaaaaaattGTTCACGCACtaccaaaattaaataaagagtttaaaaagaggggacccacaggccgggcccccatatagccaacaaaattattttttaggaagGAGAGTAGACGGATCACCATCACCAGAGCCAGGAGGAGCACCACCAGGACCGGAAAGAGAGACATCCAAaggagatgaagaggaagtcggaggaactgTGGAGGAACTCGGGGCGTCCTTAGGGCGAGGAGGAGACTCTATAATCctttgcccccgagtcttcaaatctGACTCGGAAATAATCTCGGGGACAGGGGGATCCACAATGGCACCATCGATGACAACCTTATCGGGATCTAAAGGAGAgaggtccaagtcaggagcaatgactccgacctgctccttaaagatcctccaagcctcctcagcgccatcagcaatagagtcctccaactcggcgtatGCTTTCCGAGAATTCAGCAGATCATTTTTCACTGACACAAGATCATTAAACAAACTTTGATAGCTATCCTGTGCTGTCTTCCTCAAACcgacctccatgttgcattgggcttgcaacttcctctccctctcccggaggttatctctctcctccctcagcttggcgacttcctccttcaacttcccctcatgctcctgatatatgagaagccttccttccagctcttcaaccctcgaggtcatccctaaagagctgagaggagccttctcaaaaatatctaagagtttgccacaaacccccgccgCCTTGAGGCTCTCCTCAACTAGAGTGGTAAGGTGGCGCCGAACAGAAGCATCATCCATGCTTATACGAGCAtggggatagatgttctttcggacgaatgcaagagcatccgccttcacctcaccagaagagccagactctaaggtcttgcgcttcttatTCTCTGGCTCAGGAGAAGGTCGAGCAGAGGGGGGCGGTTGAGAGAAAgttgaagaagaaatcacaatgggctgagagggagtcccaacgttccgaggaggaggaggaggagagataaccgcCCTGGCGCCACCAGTCCTGGCGCGAGACCTTGCTTTAGCCTCTTGGACCCTTTGGTAAGACTCCTGAGCGTTTGCCTTTGCCATCTCTGAAAGGATAATAACAGATAGATCAGACAAGTCGGAAAAGTCAGTCAGACAAGTCGAAAAtctaacaaacaaataaaagctacctagctgtgcctggacaaaggtcggagacccctggagaaacttttttgtgtccaaatatggggccctcccccacacttctcggaggaatcccacaatggctgcttctacctcatccaggtcatccagaccatatttctcgcagggggaggcctccagccagtataaaggaaatcggggagaagaattatcatccagaaaaaagggatggtgaccctctacggcttgaactttaaaaaaataatttttaaagtcatggaaggattcgtcaaaaagggtaaaaactctccgaccctgtatggctcggaaagacacccattgttgcttattgtttagcccactgaagggtttggtcatatggaagagatagaaaaaaatcttcaaagaagtcgGGAACTCCAAAGCCTgactaataaattgataaattttcaaaaaaccccaagagttggggtgaagctgggtaggggcaactcggcagtgatgcaaaacagatatcttaaagtttgaaaaaggaaggaaaacacccaaacgggtgatcatgcactcatacataaagaaaaaatgagggaccGCCTCATTGACCCTCccaaagcaaacccggtcttcaggacccgggactaccaattcatacttcggctcgtcatcctcagaagtacaaattctgtggTGAGTGCGAAGGTTGGTGATAAACTCAGTATCGACCGAgggttcctcccctaggaccgtgacatcaacccattgagaaaggatatctacggaagccatttctttttcttaaaaaggtaGCAAAAAACCtacaagggaaaaagaaaaggaaaataaaaaacacggtctctaaaggaGGAAGTATGGAACTGAAGTCTACAAACCAACCTATCTACAAAATGAAGGCATGCAAATAGAAAAGCATGTTACAAaaagaactaacctttatccgaaaATGAGGGTTGAAGGAAACGAAAAGCCTTCGAAGATACAAGAACACATCACGAACGAATGAagggaaaaatttgaaaaatcgcagaaacgaaacaatgaaagagagggaaagtatttataagtacGTTAGGGGCACGATGGTAAAAgcggagcagtcattaatgagagtgcaccgttaccaaggccatcaatccctacgcacatccctaacggacgcgacgcttgattagacgtaactgtcagaaccaaaaggtcacgaaaagtcacgtcggttttaaaccatcacgtcggtcctccaaTAAGTCGACCACAAtcccgagtagaatactcgaacccaaatcttaaagagaaattgggctcgagtaggggcactgttcataccctggcccaacgctaGGGCCCAGGATCCAAGTAAGAAGGCTCAACCCTTTGGGTTGAGCCTCACCCTGTACCAAATCAACCGCTACAAAGTCGGTTTgcaccacgacttgctctaaggaagtcgggaacgaggattagctggcagataagcactcatttGAATGGGTAAccgcccctagaatctctctaaccacttccacgagccatatcttaacttccctaagataaatggacggttaacaccctagaaaagtggcactactccaacggtggttattggttcaccactataaatacactgacactcctcaggtatctctaagacCCAATACACTCTAAACCTGTTCacgcccttgctaacttaggcatcggagtgtctttgcaggtaccacccccccatTCCCCCACTCCTCattcatacgtttgggccaaccagcaccgtccagcccattaatctctggttacccatcgtaacagtaatatttctatatttttttataactattCAAAACATATTTCTCTtaaataatttgtatatatatctAATTATTTTCATAATATCACCCAATtcgataaattaataattaatttattataaatttacattttatataaaaatttactgTTGACAAACAAAAGGACGAGCCAGATATACATTGGACTAATCTAAATTGATTATGTAGCATTaatgtttaaaatatatttagcttactacttaaaaaatattaataagataaaatgagTTGAGTAACTTCTTGAATTGTTTTATGGGTAATGCTACTGTGTGATGAAGGAAATTTTTTTCTTCAACTGCTGAAATTATGTGGCTACGCGAAGAGATTGACGTGTGTTATGATGCTGCCAATCATCCTGTAAAATGCTGTTCCATAAGCAGAATTTGTAGAAATTATCCACAGAATTGTCGGTTGTGTTAATGGATGATTAGCTGGAAATTCTATGAGTAATTTTGTGGATTTTTTTGTCtgatatttcaaaaaaatattttagtctaTGATGTTGGGCTTTTATTTTGTTGGTATGGTTTAAATGTTGTGTGATCAAAGGGATATGATGCCAATAATATTGTGCAGGAAGAATAAAATAAGATATGGTCctaaagaataataataacaataaaagaaaaataaaacaaaaaaaaaccaaaaaaacacgAGAAACAAGTGCGTGGTAGGGTATGAACTATGATGCCATTGAATTGGATTGAGTGGGATGAGTattaattgtttttgtttttattttttaattaatataactttttttaaatagtttacatttatagaaaatttaatttaaaatttaaatagatgtAATTTAAGttaacaattttatttaatttggataAACTAATCTTTTAAATTAAGAAGTTaagcatatttttattatttttaaattaatgatgTTCGAGAAATAAAGatgtccaaagaaaaaaaaaaaaaagaagaaagcacattcttttaaataataataataataaaagaaaaaagtacaGTTTGAGCTATACAACTATTGTAATGGAGGAAGTTTCTTTTCAGatttttaactctttttaattttggaCAAAAATTTTGACAACTAAAATAATGACGGCCTAAGTGTCTAATAAAGAATGCtttattaattcatttaaaaattaaaaataaatatagtattatATATGCAATGAAAAATATAtccaatgaaaaaataaataaacaaataatatataaatataatacgatgatattatataattgaattattttaaaTAGTAACTAAGttcaatcaaattaatttaataacttatgggagacataaaaaaataataattaaatttaattataaaaataatttattcacgtgttatatatatataaaaataaaataacacaatatATATAAGGTTGACTATTAACTCGGTGtcagaaatattaaaaaatagataattttattaAACTACTAAATTTGTGTAGTCtgaagttattttttataataaaaaaatatatattatagtgaaattaataatattatattatttttgttttaaaataatttattttagtataaacatatataacatttattaaatttaatttttaaaagtaaaattttattactttagcaTATAAAATTCTATAAATTTGTATATACTAATTTTATATCGAATTTACTCCATTTAATTGGACTTATTTCAGGATCACTTACGTATCGAGTGAAAATAAACTTGTGACCTTTTAGATCTGAATTCGGATCTAACTAAACCCGATCCAATTCGACCTATAAACACTCTGTCTTTGAATTCAAATGTTGAACATGGTCTCGCTTAAGTAAGTGTTAAGAGTTTGAATCCTGTTTT is a window from the Arachis hypogaea cultivar Tifrunner chromosome 17, arahy.Tifrunner.gnm2.J5K5, whole genome shotgun sequence genome containing:
- the LOC112767382 gene encoding serine/threonine-protein kinase PEPKR2 codes for the protein MRKKRKGSEADASDLPDDVLPLEHESASSNLKCHYSLEDCFRLKKRCKEDADTEPASSYKRRLAGIATAPPCGTSSLITPGRGLKRKIGCIDAATQMGRKKKIEDDYVPGQTIGQGKFGSVWLCRSRASGAEYACKTLKKGEETVHREVEIMQHLSGHSGVVTLQAVYEEAECFHLVMELCSGGRLIDHMFREGPCSEQQAANVLKEVMLVIKYCHDMGVVHRDIKPENILLTASGKIKLADFGLAMRISEGQNLTGLAGSPAYVAPEVLSGKYSEKVDIWSSGVLLYALLVGNLPFQGDSLEAVFEAIKNVKLDFQTGIWAAISKPARDLVERMLTRDVTSRITADEVLTHPWMTFYTERTLKPLPSRTKTKHQVGASCGRFVSAPVTRLGRNRLGNSSLSESSSSESCDSDDEDGCVLIDALATAISHVRISEPKRSRLCGPTGPIVEQGSSNMKANNLCKAF
- the LOC112767384 gene encoding bet1-like protein At4g14600, which encodes MSSNSYRGGSAYGDAAPFRSREGLSTRPAASSDEIQLRIDPMDMDLDHEITGLRGQVKKLRNVAQEIGTEVKQQKDFLEELQTLMTNAQAGVKNNIRRLNKSIVRSGSNHVVHVVCFALICFFVVYAWSKMFRK